GTTTCCCGGTCCAAAACGAACACCGACATCAACGCCATCGCGGTTGAAATCGACAAGCTTCAGGCTGGCCGAAATGCGCACTTCGATCTCCGGATGCTCGTCCATGAAGCTGAACAGCCGGGGCGACAACCATTTGGCTGCGAAGGACGGACCGGTCGAGACAACGAGCACGTTTTCCGGCGTATCGGCGGACAGGCGATCCACTGCGATCCGCATGCGGGCAAACGCTTCGCGAATGTCAGGATAAAGCAGTTCGCCGGCCTCGGTCAGCGCGATGGCGCGGTTCAAGCGCGCAAAGAGCTCCATGCCTAATCGGTCTTCCAAGGATCGCACCTGATAGGAGACAGCCGACGGCGTCAGATTCAGCTCCTCAGCCGCCAGGGCAAAACTCATATGGCGGGCGGTGGCCTCGAAGGCTTGCAAGCCGTTGAGCGTGGGAAGACGTGACATGGAAGCCCTTTTCTTCGATCTATTCAGATCAAATTTTTTGATGTGATGTCGCAATCTACCCGTTTGTGATCGCTGCTGACAAGGCGCATACATCGTTCAACGCAATCGAGCACATCAAATTCTTCTCACGAAAGGATCATCCCATGTTGGACATCACATCGCGCAAAACGCTCCGCTCGCACATCGACGCTGCTCACACAGCGCGTTCGCAGGCTTGGGCACACTTCTTCCACGCCCTGCTGCACCGAGATTAAGCACCACGCCCTCTCGATGCAGGGCTAGACCCCTCGACCCAAAGGCGAAACCGATGCTGGTCTACTCCTCCCTCCCCGACATCCAGAAAAAACTATCCGAAGGGCGCGCTCTGCGCTCGCAAGCCTGGATTGGCCTTTTCCGTGCCTTGGCCAAGACGTTCAAGCGACTTCACGCCAAGCGCCATCAACCGGCCGACAGGCCGCCGCCGAGCGCCCTTCCCGCCTAACCTCCCGAGCCAGGGCCCTCCCAGACTTAGCTCCTGTCCTATCCCCCCCTTGGCGCGACGGCTTTGTCGCTCTACAATCGAAACATCGCATGGCGTCGCAGGAGACCTCTCCCTGCGGCGCCATTTTGCTGTTTGAAAATCACACTCTGAAAGCAACATCCGGGCATGGCCAACGCCACCGCCGATACTCCGTTTGCGCAACGGCCAAGCACGTTTTTGTTGGTGCTGATCGTGTCGATCAGCCCGCTGACGATGCACATCTATCTGCCGTCTCTTCCAGGCTTGGCTGCCGATCTGCAGGCGAGCGACGCGCAAGTGCAGCTTACCTTGTCGGTCTACCTTTTTGCCGTCGCGGTTATCCAACTCATCGTCGGCCCTGTCTCAGACCGTTTCGGGCGACGGCCAACGATGATTTGGGGACTGGTGTTGTTCTTGATCGCGACCCTGTTTTGTCGCTTCGCGACCAGCATTGAAGCATTGATCATCGCACGCGGTTTCCAAGCGATCGGTGGCTGCGTTGGCATGGTTGTCGGTCGAGCGATCGTGCGCGACGTGGCGGACCGCAGCGAGGCGGCCAGCCTGCTCGGCTATGTAACGATGGGCATGGCAATCGCCCAAATGAGTGGCCCTGCGATCGGCGGACTGTTGGATGGGCTTTATGGCTGGCGCGCATCCTTTGATCTTTTGCTACTGCTCGGCGCCTGTCTGCTTGTGATCGTGTTGGTGACGTTGCGTGAAACACATCACAACCGCCAACGCTCACTATCGTTTGGCGCGTTGGCGCGCAGCCATATGACCTTGCTGAAGGAACCTGGCTTTTGGGCGTTTTCGCTTACTGGCGCTTTGGCCGCTGGCGTGTTCTTCACCTTCATCGGCGGGGGGCCGCTGATCACCCAGCGTGAGTATGGCTTAGATCCGGTTGATTACGGGTTCTATTTCGCAATCATCGCGGCAGGTTATGCTGCTGGGAACTATCTTTCCGGACGCTATGCAGCTCAGATC
The DNA window shown above is from Hyphomicrobiales bacterium and carries:
- a CDS encoding multidrug effflux MFS transporter, whose amino-acid sequence is MANATADTPFAQRPSTFLLVLIVSISPLTMHIYLPSLPGLAADLQASDAQVQLTLSVYLFAVAVIQLIVGPVSDRFGRRPTMIWGLVLFLIATLFCRFATSIEALIIARGFQAIGGCVGMVVGRAIVRDVADRSEAASLLGYVTMGMAIAQMSGPAIGGLLDGLYGWRASFDLLLLLGACLLVIVLVTLRETHHNRQRSLSFGALARSHMTLLKEPGFWAFSLTGALAAGVFFTFIGGGPLITQREYGLDPVDYGFYFAIIAAGYAAGNYLSGRYAAQIGPPRMIAVGNILGLLAIVIMAGLLFIGVIHPLALFGPMFLSSFSNGFVMPNTISGALSVRPELAGTASGINGSLMVFVGAMATVIVGTVIHLGGWPFVLIMLAFAIAALLAGMWANALERRAI